From the Limosilactobacillus panis genome, one window contains:
- a CDS encoding ABC transporter substrate-binding protein/permease gives MKHFKQLLMLCILCVSVFLAPLNAFAAATSSSSSTSSSSTANSTNAATDDSLQRIKQKGTLVVGTSADYPPYEFTTKKNGKTEYVGFEMDVAKQFAKDLGVKLVIKNMDFDSLLVALESHKVDTVIAGMNITPERKKSVDFSKPYYTGHKYFLINKADKAKYKSVNDFKGKTVGAQNGAMEYNLVKQNIPNVQEKGLAKITSLVIALQSHKVDGVLMDEATAKAYASNNSNLYTFNSHIKIDSGGIAMAFPKGDKSLEAAGNQTVNKINKEDLINKKWIPQASKYMKSYKKHNTVASYWIFFAKGVEYTLIITVIAVFFGFLLGTLFALMRLSQNKILHGIAVCYIEFIRGTPMLVQIMFVYFGIGAVIQSLPALVAGIIAVSVNSGAYVAEVIRSGIQSLPIGQTEAARSLGMTKKQAFHFVIMPQAMRNIWPALGNEFITLLKDSSLVSTIGVGELMYQTQLVQADTYKGVLPLFITMLIYFVLTFTLTRILNYFEGRMKHAH, from the coding sequence ATGAAGCACTTTAAGCAATTATTGATGTTATGCATTCTTTGTGTTTCAGTGTTTCTAGCGCCGCTCAATGCGTTTGCTGCTGCAACTAGTTCAAGCAGTAGCACCAGTTCGAGTTCTACCGCGAACTCAACGAATGCAGCGACCGATGATTCACTACAAAGGATTAAGCAAAAGGGAACGCTGGTCGTGGGGACCAGTGCTGATTATCCACCGTACGAATTCACTACCAAGAAAAATGGTAAAACCGAGTACGTTGGTTTTGAAATGGATGTTGCCAAGCAGTTTGCCAAGGACCTGGGCGTTAAGCTGGTTATCAAGAACATGGACTTTGACTCCCTCCTGGTAGCCCTTGAGTCTCACAAGGTCGACACCGTCATTGCGGGGATGAACATTACCCCCGAGCGGAAGAAGAGCGTTGATTTCTCTAAGCCTTATTACACTGGACATAAGTACTTCCTGATTAACAAAGCTGACAAAGCTAAGTACAAGTCTGTTAACGACTTCAAGGGCAAGACTGTCGGTGCCCAAAACGGGGCAATGGAATATAACCTGGTTAAGCAAAATATCCCGAACGTCCAGGAAAAGGGTTTGGCCAAGATCACTTCATTGGTAATCGCTCTCCAATCCCACAAGGTTGATGGAGTCTTAATGGATGAAGCCACTGCTAAAGCATACGCAAGCAACAACTCCAACCTCTACACCTTCAACTCACATATTAAGATTGACTCTGGTGGGATTGCGATGGCCTTTCCAAAGGGTGATAAATCACTAGAAGCTGCGGGAAACCAAACTGTCAACAAGATCAATAAAGAAGATTTGATTAACAAGAAGTGGATTCCACAAGCTTCCAAGTACATGAAGTCTTACAAGAAGCACAACACAGTTGCTTCATACTGGATATTCTTTGCTAAGGGGGTTGAATATACCCTGATTATCACCGTTATCGCTGTCTTCTTCGGTTTCCTGCTCGGGACCCTGTTTGCATTGATGCGGTTGTCACAAAACAAGATCCTGCACGGAATTGCCGTTTGCTACATTGAGTTCATTCGGGGAACACCGATGTTGGTCCAAATCATGTTTGTTTACTTCGGGATTGGGGCCGTTATCCAATCACTTCCTGCGCTGGTTGCGGGGATCATTGCCGTATCAGTTAACTCCGGTGCCTACGTTGCCGAGGTCATCCGTTCTGGTATTCAGTCCTTGCCGATCGGTCAAACTGAGGCCGCCCGTAGTCTAGGAATGACGAAGAAGCAGGCCTTCCACTTTGTCATCATGCCACAGGCAATGCGTAACATTTGGCCTGCCCTGGGGAACGAATTTATTACCCTGTTAAAGGATAGTTCACTGGTTTCCACAATTGGTGTTGGCGAATTGATGTACCAGACCCAGTTAGTTCAAGCAGATACTTACAAGGGTGTCTTACCACTGTTTATCACTATGTTGATCTACTTTGTGCTGACGTTTACGTTGACAAGAATCCTGAACTACTTCGAAGGGAGAATGAAACATGCCCACTAA
- the rpsU gene encoding 30S ribosomal protein S21 produces the protein MSKTVVRKNESLDDALRRFKRSVSRNGTLQEYRKREFYEKPSVRRKLKSEAARKRKNKRGRRY, from the coding sequence ATGTCAAAAACAGTCGTTCGTAAGAATGAATCTTTAGACGACGCTCTTCGACGCTTTAAACGTTCAGTTTCGCGCAATGGGACTTTGCAAGAATACCGGAAGCGTGAATTCTACGAAAAGCCTAGTGTTCGGCGTAAGTTAAAATCTGAAGCAGCACGGAAGCGCAAGAACAAGCGTGGTCGTCGCTACTAA
- a CDS encoding GatB/YqeY domain-containing protein yields MALLKQLSTDMISAMKNRDKETLGVVRMLKAAVQNAQIEAGHDLTPDEEVAVMSREYKQRKESLAEFEKAGRQDLVDKTNAELKIVAKYMPKQLSADDVLKIVNDTIAQVGATSMRDFGKVMGAVMPKVKGQADGKVVNQAVKKALSNK; encoded by the coding sequence ATGGCATTATTGAAACAATTATCGACTGACATGATTTCGGCAATGAAGAACCGTGATAAGGAGACCTTGGGAGTTGTCCGGATGCTAAAGGCGGCCGTTCAAAATGCGCAGATTGAAGCAGGGCATGATCTGACACCGGATGAAGAAGTAGCGGTTATGTCACGTGAATATAAACAACGCAAAGAATCACTGGCCGAATTTGAAAAGGCGGGTCGTCAGGACCTGGTTGATAAGACCAACGCGGAACTCAAAATTGTGGCAAAGTACATGCCTAAACAGTTATCTGCAGATGACGTTCTTAAGATTGTTAACGATACGATTGCCCAAGTTGGTGCCACTAGTATGAGAGACTTCGGCAAGGTTATGGGGGCAGTAATGCCAAAAGTTAAGGGCCAAGCCGATGGGAAGGTTGTTAACCAGGCTGTTAAAAAAGCATTGAGCAATAAATAA
- the bsh gene encoding choloylglycine hydrolase codes for MCTSILYTAGDHYFGRNLDLEVSFGQKVVVTPRDYPLEFRQMTALKHHYAIIGMAIVKENYPLYFDGANEEGLGMAGLNFAGLAHFFPVEEGKDNVSPFEFIPYVLGQCKDVAEAKKLLTNLNLVNINFSEQLQLSPLHWLIADRQGASIVVESTQSGLHIYDNPVGVLTNNPEFPSQMTNLANYQSVSPADPVNTLMPKKELKTYSRGLGSHMLPGGMDSESRFVKECFTLHNAPAGGSELENVTNYFHCLHAVEQQKGLDEVAPDTFEYTIYSDGVNLATGTFYYTTYENNQINAVQMHNVDLDAEELAQFPLVKEQAINNQN; via the coding sequence ATGTGCACATCAATTTTATATACTGCTGGGGACCACTACTTTGGGCGCAATCTCGATTTGGAAGTTTCATTTGGTCAAAAAGTAGTAGTCACACCACGTGATTATCCACTTGAATTTCGGCAAATGACAGCATTAAAACATCATTACGCTATTATTGGTATGGCTATCGTCAAGGAAAACTATCCTTTATACTTTGACGGGGCCAATGAAGAGGGCCTTGGAATGGCCGGACTGAATTTTGCCGGTTTGGCGCACTTCTTCCCCGTTGAAGAGGGCAAAGATAACGTTTCACCATTCGAATTTATTCCTTATGTTCTGGGCCAATGTAAAGACGTTGCCGAGGCAAAGAAACTACTCACCAACCTCAACTTGGTAAATATCAACTTCTCTGAACAGCTCCAGCTTTCTCCACTCCATTGGTTGATTGCTGACCGGCAGGGAGCATCAATTGTTGTTGAATCCACCCAGAGTGGTCTTCACATTTACGATAATCCAGTGGGTGTCCTGACCAATAACCCCGAGTTTCCATCCCAGATGACGAATCTGGCAAATTACCAGAGTGTTTCACCAGCTGATCCGGTTAACACCTTAATGCCAAAGAAAGAACTCAAGACATACAGTCGGGGCCTGGGCTCCCACATGTTGCCAGGGGGGATGGATTCCGAAAGCCGTTTTGTTAAGGAATGCTTTACCCTGCATAATGCACCGGCGGGAGGCAGTGAGCTGGAAAATGTTACCAACTACTTCCACTGTCTACATGCGGTTGAACAGCAGAAGGGGCTTGACGAGGTTGCACCGGATACTTTTGAATATACAATCTACTCCGATGGGGTCAACCTGGCTACGGGGACCTTCTACTACACGACCTATGAAAATAACCAGATCAATGCTGTACAAATGCATAATGTTGATTTAGACGCCGAGGAACTTGCCCAGTTTCCACTGGTTAAGGAACAGGCCATCAATAATCAAAACTAA
- a CDS encoding argininosuccinate synthase, translating into MTKEKIVLAYSGGLDTSVAIAWLKNKGYDVIACCIDVGEGLDLEAIKNKATAIGAWKSVVIDAKLDFAEQFVLPALQAHAMYEQKYPLVSALSRPLIVQKLVATAKQYGATAIAHGCTGKGNDQVRFEAGIHALAPEMKIEDPIRNWHWSREEEIQYAKDNNIPVPITKASPYSIDQNLWGRANECGILEDPWAAAPEDAYERTSPIEETPDQPTVMEITFKEGVPTALDGEELPLDKLIMKLDKIAGTNGIGRIDHVENRLVGIKSREIYECPAATVLLAAHKDLEDLTQEREVAHFKPVIEGKMAEIIYNGLWYSPLMKALVSFIDETQKVVNGVVRVKMFKGNVICEGRKSPNSLYDKNLATYTSADEFDQKAATGFIKLWELPDKVYAQVQEKANHHLEKGEVTDAY; encoded by the coding sequence ATGACGAAAGAAAAAATTGTGCTGGCTTATTCCGGTGGCCTTGATACCTCTGTTGCAATTGCCTGGTTAAAGAACAAGGGCTATGACGTAATTGCCTGCTGTATCGATGTTGGTGAGGGTCTTGATCTAGAAGCCATCAAAAACAAGGCGACTGCAATTGGTGCCTGGAAGTCAGTTGTGATTGACGCTAAGTTGGACTTTGCGGAACAGTTTGTTCTTCCCGCATTGCAGGCCCATGCGATGTACGAACAAAAGTACCCACTAGTTTCGGCACTGTCACGGCCACTGATTGTCCAAAAGCTGGTTGCCACCGCCAAGCAGTACGGGGCCACCGCAATTGCTCACGGTTGTACTGGGAAGGGGAACGACCAGGTCCGGTTCGAAGCTGGTATTCACGCCTTAGCCCCTGAAATGAAGATTGAAGACCCTATTCGGAATTGGCATTGGTCACGGGAAGAAGAAATTCAATATGCAAAGGACAATAATATTCCCGTACCAATTACTAAGGCTAGTCCATACTCAATTGACCAAAACCTGTGGGGGCGGGCCAACGAATGTGGGATCCTTGAAGATCCGTGGGCAGCGGCTCCCGAGGACGCCTACGAACGGACAAGCCCAATTGAAGAAACCCCTGACCAGCCAACCGTGATGGAAATTACATTTAAAGAGGGGGTACCAACCGCCCTTGATGGTGAGGAACTTCCTCTGGACAAGCTAATCATGAAGCTTGATAAAATTGCCGGTACTAACGGGATCGGCCGGATCGACCACGTTGAAAACCGGTTGGTTGGCATCAAGTCCCGGGAAATTTATGAATGTCCTGCTGCGACCGTCTTGCTTGCTGCCCACAAGGACCTTGAAGACCTGACTCAAGAGCGGGAAGTTGCCCATTTTAAGCCGGTAATTGAAGGCAAGATGGCGGAAATCATTTATAATGGATTATGGTACTCACCATTGATGAAGGCGTTAGTATCGTTCATTGATGAAACGCAAAAAGTGGTTAACGGTGTTGTCCGGGTAAAGATGTTCAAGGGTAATGTCATTTGTGAAGGACGGAAGTCACCAAACTCCTTGTACGATAAGAACTTGGCAACCTACACCTCTGCGGATGAGTTTGATCAAAAGGCCGCAACCGGCTTCATTAAGCTCTGGGAATTACCTGACAAGGTCTATGCCCAAGTCCAAGAAAAAGCTAACCACCATTTAGAGAAAGGGGAAGTAACGGATGCCTATTAA
- the argH gene encoding argininosuccinate lyase has protein sequence MPIKKMWGGRFEKGGDQLVDQFGASISFDREMAKEDIMGSLAHVKMLKKTQILPGADADKIIDGLNDLMTELEKHGLPFDVENEDIHMNIEALLTKKIGSVAGKLHTGRSRNDQVATDFHLYVKERLPKIITALKDLQQSLVSLAEKNVETIMPGYTHMQHAQPISYGQYLIAYFQMFQRDVERFTFNKQHTDLSPLGAAALAGTTFPIDREMTTALLGFNKPYANSLDAVSDRDFALEFLSNASILMVHLSRLCEEIIYWCSYEFNYIELSDAYSTGSSIMPQKKNPDMAELIRGKSGRVFGSLMGLLTTMKGLPLAYNKDMQEDKEGVFDTVKTILPCLKVMTGMVETLHVNKDKMAHATHHDFSNATELADYLATKGIPFRRAHEIVGELVLKGIKTGTDLADIPLSTFKQIDSRVEDDVYQVLKPAVAVQRRNSLGGTGFAQVKAQITAAKQILNK, from the coding sequence ATGCCTATTAAGAAGATGTGGGGTGGCCGGTTTGAAAAGGGTGGCGACCAGCTCGTCGACCAATTCGGCGCCTCCATTTCCTTTGACCGGGAGATGGCAAAAGAAGACATCATGGGTTCGCTAGCCCATGTAAAGATGCTAAAGAAGACCCAAATTTTACCTGGGGCGGACGCCGATAAAATTATTGACGGGTTAAATGATTTAATGACTGAGCTTGAGAAACACGGCTTACCGTTTGACGTGGAGAATGAAGACATTCATATGAATATTGAGGCCCTCTTGACCAAGAAAATTGGTTCAGTTGCCGGTAAACTCCATACTGGACGTAGTCGTAATGATCAGGTAGCAACTGATTTCCACCTTTACGTTAAAGAACGGCTGCCCAAGATTATTACTGCCCTCAAGGATCTTCAGCAGTCCCTCGTCAGCCTTGCCGAAAAGAACGTGGAAACCATCATGCCGGGTTACACCCACATGCAACACGCCCAACCAATCTCTTACGGTCAATACTTAATAGCTTACTTTCAAATGTTTCAACGGGATGTGGAGCGCTTTACCTTTAATAAGCAGCATACTGATCTCTCCCCACTGGGGGCGGCAGCCCTTGCTGGGACGACCTTTCCGATTGACCGGGAAATGACCACGGCACTTCTCGGTTTCAATAAACCGTACGCCAACTCGTTAGATGCTGTCAGTGATCGGGACTTTGCACTGGAGTTCCTGAGTAACGCCAGTATTTTGATGGTACACCTTTCCCGCTTATGTGAAGAAATCATTTACTGGTGTAGTTATGAATTTAACTACATTGAACTATCGGATGCCTATTCGACCGGTAGTTCCATTATGCCCCAGAAGAAGAATCCGGATATGGCGGAACTGATTCGTGGAAAGAGCGGCCGGGTGTTTGGCAGTCTGATGGGACTTTTGACCACCATGAAAGGCTTGCCGCTGGCGTACAATAAGGATATGCAAGAGGACAAGGAAGGGGTCTTCGATACCGTCAAGACTATCCTACCGTGTCTGAAGGTCATGACGGGGATGGTTGAAACCTTGCATGTTAATAAGGATAAGATGGCCCATGCCACTCACCATGATTTTTCCAACGCCACTGAGCTGGCGGACTATTTGGCCACTAAGGGGATCCCGTTTCGGCGGGCCCATGAGATTGTCGGTGAGTTGGTCCTCAAGGGGATTAAGACTGGCACTGATCTAGCAGACATTCCACTAAGTACGTTTAAGCAAATTGATTCACGGGTTGAAGATGATGTCTACCAAGTTTTGAAGCCAGCCGTCGCGGTCCAGCGGCGGAACTCGCTCGGCGGAACTGGTTTTGCCCAGGTTAAGGCGCAGATTACTGCCGCGAAACAGATATTAAATAAGTAA
- a CDS encoding PhoH family protein produces MAESTAEYEQIFQIDQPAIEVGILGPQDKFVSLIEQGMEVTLNPFGGNLKVSGRREDVKLTIDVFHALVNLLQQGIHLHSTDIVSAMKMAHRGTLEYFADLYSETIIKDRKGRAVRVKNFGQRQYVNAMKHNDITFGIGPAGTGKTYLAVAMAVAALKRGEVERIIVTRPAVEAGESLGFLPGDLQEKVDPYLRPIYDALNDILGSDHTQRLMEREIIEIAPLAYMRGRTLDGAFVILDEAQNTTNAQMKMFLTRLGFGSKMVVNGDISQIDLAHGVRSGLVSAQRILKDIQSIKFVRFSAEDVVRHPVVARIITAYEEHATKKVSKDKKTSKEE; encoded by the coding sequence TTGGCAGAAAGCACGGCAGAATATGAACAAATATTTCAAATTGACCAACCCGCAATCGAGGTTGGTATTTTAGGGCCCCAAGATAAGTTCGTCAGCCTGATTGAGCAGGGAATGGAGGTTACCCTGAATCCCTTTGGCGGCAATTTAAAAGTCAGTGGGCGTCGGGAAGACGTAAAACTGACAATCGACGTCTTCCATGCGCTGGTTAACCTTCTTCAACAGGGAATTCACCTGCACAGTACTGATATTGTCAGCGCAATGAAGATGGCCCACAGGGGGACTTTGGAATACTTTGCGGACCTTTACAGTGAGACTATCATCAAAGACCGCAAGGGACGTGCAGTTCGTGTTAAGAACTTTGGCCAGCGCCAGTACGTCAACGCAATGAAGCATAATGATATCACATTTGGTATTGGCCCCGCCGGAACAGGGAAAACCTACCTGGCAGTTGCAATGGCGGTGGCGGCCCTAAAACGTGGTGAAGTCGAACGGATTATCGTTACTCGTCCGGCTGTTGAAGCGGGGGAGAGCCTGGGCTTTCTTCCCGGTGACCTGCAGGAAAAAGTTGACCCATACCTGCGGCCAATTTACGACGCCTTAAACGATATCCTAGGTTCTGACCATACCCAACGTTTGATGGAACGGGAGATCATTGAAATCGCCCCATTAGCCTACATGCGGGGCCGGACTTTGGACGGTGCCTTTGTCATCCTCGATGAGGCACAAAATACCACCAACGCTCAGATGAAGATGTTTTTAACCCGCCTGGGATTTGGCTCTAAGATGGTCGTTAACGGTGATATCTCACAAATTGATTTAGCCCATGGTGTGCGGAGTGGGCTAGTGAGTGCGCAACGAATCTTGAAAGACATCCAGTCAATCAAGTTCGTTCGCTTCAGTGCCGAAGACGTGGTTCGGCACCCGGTTGTTGCCCGTATCATCACAGCTTATGAAGAGCACGCCACTAAAAAAGTAAGTAAGGACAAAAAGACGTCGAAGGAGGAATAG
- the ybeY gene encoding rRNA maturation RNase YbeY, which produces MDLTVYDETGGQVSENQLALVKDVLQFAARKLALKDNTEMSVTLMTNPAIRKLNKQYRGVDRATDVLSFAAEESGDETPIIMDPALAAELPENLGDLFVSIDKVAEQAKFLGHSSDRELGFLVVHGFLHLNGYDHEKPADEKRMFTLQREILDEYGLKR; this is translated from the coding sequence GTGGACCTGACAGTGTACGATGAGACTGGAGGCCAGGTAAGTGAGAATCAATTGGCCCTGGTTAAGGACGTTTTGCAATTTGCTGCCCGCAAATTAGCCCTTAAGGACAACACCGAGATGTCGGTGACCTTGATGACAAACCCCGCAATTCGCAAACTTAACAAACAGTACCGAGGGGTTGACCGGGCGACCGACGTTTTAAGCTTTGCTGCAGAGGAGAGTGGGGACGAGACCCCCATCATTATGGACCCGGCATTGGCAGCAGAACTACCGGAGAACCTCGGCGACCTCTTTGTCTCAATTGACAAGGTAGCGGAACAGGCTAAGTTTTTGGGTCACTCAAGCGACCGGGAACTGGGGTTCCTGGTTGTTCACGGCTTCCTCCATTTAAATGGCTATGATCATGAAAAGCCAGCCGATGAGAAAAGGATGTTTACATTGCAGCGGGAGATACTAGATGAGTATGGACTCAAAAGATAA
- a CDS encoding diacylglycerol kinase family protein yields MDSKDKHQVTKNNHLLQAMSHAFDGIITMLREERNMRYHVLAAFLVVLAGIFFHIRAADWLWLLLVIFLVFAAEFLNTVTEAVTDLLVSHHYDVEVKKAKDVAAGGVLIAACFAVLVGLIIFGPYIIQLFK; encoded by the coding sequence ATGGACTCAAAAGATAAGCACCAGGTAACTAAAAACAATCACCTCCTGCAGGCGATGAGCCACGCCTTTGATGGAATTATTACGATGCTGCGTGAGGAACGTAATATGCGTTACCATGTCCTGGCTGCCTTTTTGGTCGTTCTCGCCGGGATATTCTTTCATATCCGAGCGGCAGACTGGCTATGGCTCCTCCTGGTGATTTTTTTAGTTTTTGCCGCTGAGTTTTTGAACACCGTTACTGAGGCCGTCACCGACCTCTTGGTCAGCCACCACTATGATGTTGAAGTAAAGAAGGCAAAGGACGTGGCCGCCGGGGGGGTCTTGATTGCGGCTTGTTTTGCCGTTTTAGTGGGGCTGATAATATTTGGCCCATACATTATACAGTTATTTAAGTAG
- the era gene encoding GTPase Era: MDNPNYKSGFVALIGRPNVGKSTLLNYIVGQKVAIMSNVAQTTRNKIQGIYTSPKAQIVFIDTPGVHKPVTKLGDFMERSTLSALDEVDAVVYVVSASEKRGPGDNFIIEKLRQVKKPIYLVVNKIDQVHPNELPDIVDQYKNDLSFKQVIPVSALQGNNVNELINQLIKGLPNGPQYYPDDQISDHPERFVIAEMIREKVFMLTRDEVPHSVAVDVTSVKREDEEHVHISANVVVERPGQKGIIIGKKGQMLKKIGTMARKDIEHLLGDHVFLQLWVKVVPKWRDKSAMLKDYGYRSKDY; this comes from the coding sequence ATGGATAATCCAAACTATAAGTCAGGTTTTGTTGCTCTAATTGGACGACCTAACGTCGGTAAGTCAACCTTGTTGAACTATATTGTTGGTCAAAAGGTGGCAATCATGAGTAACGTTGCGCAAACGACCCGGAATAAGATCCAAGGGATCTACACGAGTCCTAAAGCCCAAATCGTCTTTATTGATACGCCTGGCGTCCACAAGCCGGTTACCAAGCTTGGCGATTTTATGGAGCGGTCGACCTTATCTGCTTTAGACGAGGTCGATGCTGTAGTTTACGTTGTCAGTGCCAGCGAGAAGCGGGGGCCTGGTGACAACTTTATTATTGAGAAGTTACGGCAGGTTAAAAAACCAATTTATCTGGTTGTCAACAAGATTGACCAGGTTCACCCTAACGAACTGCCTGATATCGTTGACCAATACAAAAATGACCTCTCCTTTAAGCAGGTCATTCCAGTTTCTGCCCTCCAGGGGAACAACGTTAACGAGTTAATCAACCAGTTGATTAAGGGCCTACCTAACGGACCTCAATACTACCCAGATGATCAAATTTCCGACCACCCCGAGCGCTTTGTCATTGCCGAAATGATTCGGGAAAAGGTGTTCATGCTGACCAGGGATGAGGTTCCCCATTCCGTTGCTGTCGACGTCACCTCTGTTAAGCGGGAGGATGAAGAACATGTTCATATCTCTGCTAACGTTGTTGTCGAACGGCCGGGACAAAAGGGAATTATCATTGGCAAAAAAGGTCAGATGCTCAAGAAAATTGGGACGATGGCCCGCAAGGATATTGAACACCTGCTTGGTGACCATGTCTTCCTCCAGCTGTGGGTCAAGGTTGTGCCAAAGTGGCGCGATAAGTCAGCAATGCTTAAGGACTATGGTTACCGCAGCAAGGACTATTAA
- the recO gene encoding DNA repair protein RecO translates to MARETTDFTGIIIYRRDYRERDLLVKMLTDKIGPAMFYIRDGKKRGFQMASDFLPFTHGTYIGSLDNQGLSFVNTASETHQYQGIATDLRRNAYATYILSLVDHAFTDGQGIGGWFNQVAAALDLINRGQDEQVVTNVIETQLLTVFGVAPTWDRCVICGDRHRPLDFSEQYGGMLCDRHWYLDQRRFHLDRRTAYYLQQFAVLNLQQVNTIKFNPFTKERLQYVLDTLYNDQVGLRLKSKRFINQMNRLEQKMGKLSTDD, encoded by the coding sequence ATGGCCCGGGAGACCACTGATTTTACAGGGATAATTATTTACCGGCGGGACTACCGGGAGCGGGACCTGCTTGTCAAGATGCTGACGGATAAAATTGGCCCGGCGATGTTTTACATCCGTGATGGTAAGAAACGCGGCTTTCAGATGGCCAGCGACTTTTTACCGTTTACGCACGGAACCTATATTGGTTCACTTGATAACCAGGGACTTAGTTTTGTGAACACAGCGAGTGAAACGCACCAGTACCAGGGGATTGCTACCGACCTGCGGCGTAATGCTTACGCCACCTACATTCTTTCCCTAGTTGACCATGCCTTCACAGATGGCCAGGGGATTGGCGGTTGGTTTAACCAAGTGGCGGCGGCACTCGACCTAATTAACCGGGGACAGGATGAACAGGTTGTCACCAACGTAATTGAGACCCAGTTGCTGACGGTCTTTGGGGTTGCTCCGACCTGGGACCGGTGTGTTATTTGTGGTGACCGTCACCGGCCCCTCGATTTTTCGGAACAGTATGGTGGAATGCTGTGTGACCGTCACTGGTACCTGGACCAGCGGCGCTTTCATCTTGACCGTCGGACCGCCTATTATTTGCAGCAGTTTGCGGTCCTAAATCTCCAGCAGGTGAACACCATTAAATTCAATCCCTTTACCAAGGAGCGCCTTCAGTACGTCTTAGATACCCTTTACAATGACCAGGTGGGCCTCCGCCTGAAGAGCAAACGATTTATCAACCAGATGAACCGTCTTGAACAAAAAATGGGTAAATTGTCGACCGACGATTGA
- the glyQ gene encoding glycine--tRNA ligase subunit alpha — translation MTTKKLSVQDIIFTLEQYWAKQGCMLMQAYDTEKGAGTMSPYTFLRAIGPEPWNAAYVEPSRRPADGRYGENPNRLYQHHQFQVIMKPSPDNIQDLYLGSLKELGIDPLEHDIRFVEDNWENPSMGCAGVGWEIWLDGMEVTQFTYFQVVGELPMNPVASEVTYGLERLAEYIQNVDSVYDLEWADGVLYGDIFKEPEYEHSKYAFEESNQDMLLAAFNDYETEAKRLIKLGLVHPAYDYVLKCSHTFNLLDARGAVSVTERAGYLHRIRIMAKSIAKAFVEERRKRGFPLIHDDKLRQKTLDEYTKKAEKAKQRAAKKAAKKAKKAQKGDK, via the coding sequence ATGACAACAAAGAAGCTGAGTGTTCAGGATATCATCTTCACGCTTGAACAGTACTGGGCAAAGCAGGGCTGTATGCTGATGCAGGCCTACGACACGGAAAAGGGTGCCGGGACAATGAGTCCGTACACCTTTTTACGGGCAATTGGCCCAGAGCCATGGAACGCTGCATATGTCGAACCATCCCGGCGGCCCGCTGATGGTCGTTATGGTGAAAACCCGAACCGCCTTTACCAGCACCACCAGTTCCAAGTGATCATGAAACCATCACCAGATAATATTCAAGACCTGTACTTGGGAAGCTTGAAGGAACTTGGAATCGACCCTCTAGAACACGATATTCGGTTTGTAGAAGATAACTGGGAGAATCCATCAATGGGTTGTGCCGGTGTTGGTTGGGAAATCTGGCTCGACGGCATGGAGGTTACCCAGTTTACCTACTTCCAAGTAGTCGGTGAATTGCCGATGAACCCCGTGGCTTCAGAAGTTACCTATGGCTTGGAACGACTCGCTGAATATATTCAAAATGTTGACTCTGTTTACGACCTGGAATGGGCTGACGGGGTCTTATATGGTGATATCTTTAAGGAACCAGAATACGAGCACTCCAAGTACGCATTCGAAGAAAGTAACCAGGACATGTTGCTAGCGGCCTTTAATGATTACGAAACCGAAGCTAAGCGGCTAATTAAGCTGGGCCTAGTGCACCCGGCATATGACTATGTTCTGAAGTGCAGCCATACCTTTAACCTCTTGGATGCCCGAGGAGCAGTTTCCGTTACTGAACGGGCAGGTTACTTACACCGGATTCGGATCATGGCTAAGTCCATCGCTAAGGCCTTTGTCGAAGAGCGGCGGAAACGGGGCTTCCCATTGATCCATGATGATAAGCTACGGCAAAAGACACTTGATGAGTATACCAAGAAGGCTGAGAAGGCCAAGCAACGCGCTGCTAAAAAAGCAGCCAAGAAGGCTAAAAAAGCGCAGAAGGGGGACAAGTAA